One segment of Radiobacillus kanasensis DNA contains the following:
- a CDS encoding HNH endonuclease, with amino-acid sequence MGEIKELYLTDEEIWRIFTVVLSNKSAKSSTYKYVLIKALIENLYQTNDDFEITYDQLAYSFTKVYWNLIVQNELIYHNRGPKNAKVVTIIKEYQDKYMIPSDFSFEKIKGSIQLKLVNQVKTVMKTNVFGALYGDTRGRFYAFDHRREYFRLNPAVHAFMLNYQRLIVNLTNYHMAAMIEDLNDVPSINYLLNKVESIAKRSSLRPFENILTSYFENICFYCGKNLMQSKTEVDHFIPWSFVQSDQIWNLVLSCRVCNNSKRDKLPKKEYLSFIVQRNQQLETRIQVSSDSPLMANYNKKKIILLYDYSIKNGFDQIWIPQK; translated from the coding sequence GTGGGTGAAATAAAGGAACTTTACCTTACAGACGAAGAAATATGGCGTATTTTTACTGTTGTCTTGTCTAACAAGTCTGCAAAATCATCCACCTATAAGTACGTACTTATTAAAGCGTTGATAGAGAATTTATATCAAACCAATGATGACTTCGAAATCACTTATGACCAGCTTGCTTATTCCTTTACTAAAGTGTATTGGAACCTCATTGTTCAAAATGAATTAATTTATCATAATAGAGGTCCAAAGAACGCAAAAGTTGTAACGATAATAAAAGAATACCAAGATAAGTACATGATTCCATCTGATTTTAGTTTTGAAAAAATAAAAGGTAGTATCCAACTAAAGTTAGTTAATCAAGTAAAAACTGTAATGAAAACGAATGTCTTTGGCGCTTTGTATGGGGATACACGCGGCAGGTTTTATGCGTTTGACCATAGAAGAGAATACTTTAGGTTAAATCCTGCTGTTCATGCCTTCATGCTTAATTATCAGAGGTTGATTGTGAATTTAACGAACTATCATATGGCGGCAATGATAGAAGATTTAAATGATGTGCCAAGCATTAATTATCTTTTGAATAAAGTTGAAAGCATTGCAAAAAGGAGCTCCTTACGTCCTTTTGAAAATATCTTGACAAGCTATTTTGAAAACATTTGCTTTTATTGCGGGAAAAATCTTATGCAATCTAAAACAGAAGTCGACCATTTTATCCCATGGTCTTTCGTTCAATCAGATCAAATATGGAATCTGGTGCTCTCATGCAGAGTATGTAACAATTCTAAAAGAGATAAACTACCAAAGAAAGAATATTTAAGTTTTATCGTACAAAGAAATCAGCAATTAGAAACGAGAATTCAGGTATCATCCGACTCTCCATTAATGGCCAATTATAATAAGAAGAAAATAATCTTACTTTACGATTATTCTATAAAGAATGGCTTTGATCAGATTTGGATTCCTCAAAAATAA
- a CDS encoding TRM11 family SAM-dependent methyltransferase yields the protein MSYTHEPTYIYNYTCAEEEISLCALEMRTLFQTDTHSQYTTVESNIKMDPSRSPFIRERIDILYEGESISDIIPHLREMDKILETFKVRCVQNKLTKIELKERRRIEREVGLHIPGTPDLHNPERVFGVMFVNGSWVFGDYHENRAVWLQHKNKPNSYSTALNTRVARAIVNIAIPNPEGVRAIDPCCGIGTVLIEALSMGIDIEGSDNNPLVMKGVRENIGHFHYSADVALRDIKDITNRYDIAIIDLPYNLCSVLSDEEKLEMLQSARQFTKRLVVVTVEPIDDLLRDSGFHMLDRAELRKRKFVRQIIVCE from the coding sequence ATGTCTTACACTCATGAACCAACTTATATCTACAATTACACCTGTGCAGAAGAAGAAATATCACTCTGTGCTTTGGAAATGCGAACTCTTTTCCAGACAGATACTCACTCACAATACACCACGGTTGAAAGCAATATCAAAATGGACCCTAGCCGAAGTCCATTTATTCGTGAAAGAATAGATATTTTATACGAGGGCGAGAGTATAAGCGATATTATTCCACATCTTAGAGAGATGGACAAGATCCTCGAAACGTTTAAGGTAAGATGCGTTCAAAATAAGCTAACTAAAATAGAATTAAAGGAACGACGCCGAATCGAAAGAGAAGTTGGTTTACATATTCCAGGTACACCAGATCTCCATAATCCAGAGAGAGTGTTTGGAGTCATGTTTGTAAACGGAAGTTGGGTGTTTGGGGATTATCATGAAAATCGGGCAGTATGGCTGCAGCATAAAAACAAACCAAATAGTTATTCGACTGCGTTAAATACACGTGTCGCAAGAGCAATTGTGAACATTGCTATTCCTAATCCAGAAGGAGTGAGGGCTATAGATCCTTGTTGTGGGATTGGAACTGTTTTGATTGAAGCACTCTCGATGGGGATTGATATAGAAGGAAGTGATAATAATCCCTTGGTTATGAAAGGTGTTAGGGAAAACATTGGTCATTTCCATTATAGTGCGGATGTAGCTTTACGAGATATAAAAGATATAACTAATCGTTATGATATTGCCATTATCGATTTGCCTTACAACTTGTGCTCTGTTTTGTCTGATGAAGAAAAACTTGAAATGCTACAAAGTGCCCGACAGTTCACAAAGCGCTTAGTGGTTGTCACCGTTGAACCAATTGATGACTTACTTCGTGATTCAGGATTTCATATGTTGGACCGCGCTGAACTAAGAAAACGTAAGTTTGTGAGACAAATCATTGTATGTGAATAA
- a CDS encoding aldehyde dehydrogenase family protein: protein MSENPITIDAIINGEKYKIEKHAPRENPTHPKEIVGYAPVNSVEDTIKAIDVAYDTFSTWRESSIDERIERMRTAIQKIKDATPEIAKLLSREHGKALYDSEGEIGVSLMWMEYACDNVKEVLKNDVQEHDNGKTIIAKDAIGVVSAITPWNYPISLSTIKIAPALLAGNTMVLKPSPLAPLAVSKVVEIIANEFPPGVLNLVHGEADVGVELTSNPKIAKIAFTGGTETAKHIMKAAADTIKHMTLELGGNDAALVLNDFDVNDERAMRRLVISNFLTAGQICMIAKRIYVDKSIYDKFVEKYIEAANKWIRVGDPFDKNVTVGPVNNQKQAKYVQSLIDDAAGKGAKVIKLGEILDQDLFEEGYFMQPTVVLGANQKDPIVEKEQFGPTVPILPFDDDEHAIHLANDSIFGLTSSVWGEEEHAVKVAKHIQAGTTMINTAAVQGLDVRFPFGGVKQSGIGREYGKEGLLAYTDTHVINVPKNLDLPYIPE, encoded by the coding sequence ATGTCCGAAAATCCAATAACCATCGATGCCATTATAAACGGAGAAAAATATAAGATAGAAAAACATGCCCCAAGGGAGAACCCTACTCATCCAAAGGAAATCGTCGGATATGCCCCGGTTAATTCGGTTGAAGATACGATTAAGGCGATAGATGTAGCCTACGATACTTTTTCTACCTGGCGCGAATCTTCCATAGATGAACGTATTGAACGAATGAGAACTGCCATTCAAAAAATAAAGGATGCTACACCGGAAATTGCAAAGTTATTATCTCGGGAGCATGGAAAAGCGCTATATGATTCGGAAGGTGAAATAGGCGTTTCCTTAATGTGGATGGAATATGCCTGTGATAATGTAAAGGAAGTATTGAAAAATGATGTGCAGGAACACGATAACGGGAAGACAATAATTGCTAAAGACGCTATTGGTGTTGTGTCCGCTATTACACCATGGAACTACCCAATATCCCTTTCTACAATAAAGATTGCACCAGCATTGTTGGCAGGGAACACAATGGTCTTAAAACCAAGTCCTTTAGCGCCGCTTGCTGTTAGTAAAGTTGTAGAGATCATTGCAAATGAATTTCCGCCAGGAGTGTTAAACCTTGTCCATGGGGAAGCAGATGTTGGTGTGGAGTTAACGTCTAATCCAAAGATCGCGAAAATTGCCTTCACTGGTGGTACGGAAACAGCCAAACATATTATGAAGGCAGCTGCAGATACAATTAAGCATATGACGTTAGAATTAGGTGGCAATGATGCTGCTCTAGTTTTAAATGATTTTGATGTGAATGATGAAAGGGCAATGAGACGTCTGGTCATATCTAATTTTCTTACCGCTGGGCAAATCTGTATGATTGCGAAAAGAATTTATGTGGACAAGTCCATTTATGACAAGTTTGTAGAAAAATATATCGAAGCTGCAAACAAATGGATTAGAGTTGGAGATCCTTTTGATAAGAATGTTACCGTCGGCCCTGTTAATAATCAGAAGCAAGCAAAGTATGTTCAAAGTTTAATCGATGATGCAGCAGGAAAAGGGGCGAAGGTAATTAAATTAGGTGAAATTTTGGATCAAGATTTATTTGAAGAAGGTTATTTCATGCAGCCAACTGTTGTTTTAGGAGCTAACCAGAAAGACCCAATCGTGGAGAAGGAACAATTTGGTCCAACCGTTCCTATCTTGCCTTTTGATGATGACGAACATGCCATCCATCTTGCTAATGATAGTATCTTTGGACTTACAAGTTCTGTTTGGGGTGAGGAAGAGCATGCCGTTAAGGTTGCGAAACACATCCAAGCTGGAACAACGATGATTAACACAGCTGCCGTCCAAGGACTTGACGTACGGTTCCCGTTCGGTGGAGTGAAACAATCTGGAATTGGACGTGAATATGGAAAAGAAGGACTTCTTGCCTACACAGATACACATGTGATAAACGTTCCGAAAAATCTAGATCTTCCATATATTCCAGAATAG
- a CDS encoding metal ABC transporter substrate-binding protein, which translates to MFKKSLLYLMMATLAITLLSACSESTNHSSGKSSDGKVQVVTTYSIVYDIVKNVGGDLVDIHSLAPIGSNPHEYDPLPEDVQKTTDADAVFYNGLNLEAGNAWFDDLMETTGKDGEDAPVFRMSEGVKPMYLTTEGNEGEEDPHAWLDVENGIKYAENARDGLIKVDPDNKEVYEKNAEDYIAKLEKLHDEAISEFNKIRKEQRVLVTSEGAFKYFSKAYGFQAEYIWEINQENQGTPEQITRIVDIINEKQIKGLFLETSIDPRSMEAVSSETGVDIMGEVFTDSLGEPGEDGDTYIDMMEWNINTIKEGLTH; encoded by the coding sequence ATGTTTAAGAAAAGCTTGTTATATTTAATGATGGCAACCCTAGCCATCACACTTCTTTCAGCTTGCAGTGAGAGCACGAATCATTCATCTGGCAAGAGTAGTGATGGCAAAGTCCAAGTTGTAACAACCTACTCTATCGTGTATGACATCGTCAAAAATGTCGGAGGAGATTTAGTCGATATTCATAGTCTTGCGCCAATTGGTTCTAATCCACACGAATATGATCCGCTACCAGAAGATGTTCAAAAGACAACGGATGCTGATGCAGTATTTTATAACGGTTTAAACCTCGAAGCAGGCAATGCATGGTTTGATGATTTAATGGAAACCACCGGTAAAGATGGAGAAGATGCTCCTGTCTTTCGTATGAGTGAAGGCGTAAAACCGATGTACCTTACAACGGAAGGAAATGAAGGAGAAGAAGATCCACACGCTTGGTTAGATGTTGAAAACGGGATTAAATATGCCGAAAATGCGCGTGATGGCTTAATCAAAGTGGATCCAGATAATAAGGAAGTCTATGAAAAGAACGCGGAAGACTATATCGCGAAATTAGAGAAGCTTCACGATGAAGCAATATCGGAATTTAACAAAATACGGAAGGAGCAACGTGTTCTAGTTACAAGCGAAGGGGCATTCAAATACTTCAGTAAAGCGTATGGATTCCAAGCAGAATACATTTGGGAAATTAACCAAGAAAACCAAGGAACACCAGAACAAATTACCAGAATCGTAGATATTATTAATGAAAAGCAAATTAAAGGATTATTCCTAGAAACAAGTATTGACCCAAGAAGTATGGAAGCCGTATCTTCTGAAACAGGTGTAGACATAATGGGTGAAGTATTTACCGATTCACTAGGAGAACCTGGTGAGGATGGGGATACCTATATCGATATGATGGAGTGGAATATTAATACGATTAAAGAAGGCTTAACTCATTAA
- a CDS encoding metal ABC transporter permease codes for MEFIDAIMQYKFLQKALLTSIMVGIICGVIGCFIILRGMALMGDAISHAVLPGVALSYMLGTNFFFGAVISGLITSVAIGFVTQNSRIKHDTSIGIMFTAAFASGIIIITLLKSSTDLYHILFGNVLAVRSSDMWITLGIGVLVLVAVFLFYKELLVTSFDETMGAAYGLPVQFIHYFLMTLLTMVTVASLQTVGIVLVVAMLITPAAAAYLLTDRLSIMIFLAASIGAISAIVGLYYSFTYNLASGATIVLTSTSIFILVFLFSPKHGLLWKTMKAKRKKASLA; via the coding sequence ATGGAATTTATAGACGCAATCATGCAGTATAAGTTTTTACAGAAAGCATTATTAACATCCATTATGGTCGGCATTATATGTGGAGTAATTGGGTGTTTTATCATCCTTCGAGGAATGGCACTGATGGGAGATGCGATATCACATGCGGTATTACCAGGTGTTGCCCTATCTTATATGCTCGGGACTAATTTCTTTTTTGGTGCCGTAATAAGCGGTCTGATTACCTCCGTTGCAATTGGATTTGTGACCCAAAATAGTCGGATTAAACATGATACATCAATCGGAATTATGTTCACAGCCGCCTTTGCTTCAGGGATTATCATTATTACCCTGCTAAAAAGTAGTACAGATTTGTACCATATTCTATTTGGAAACGTCCTAGCAGTAAGATCATCGGATATGTGGATCACATTAGGAATTGGTGTTCTTGTACTAGTAGCTGTTTTTCTATTTTATAAGGAACTACTTGTTACTTCCTTTGATGAAACAATGGGAGCGGCTTATGGCTTACCAGTTCAATTTATTCATTATTTCCTTATGACGCTTTTAACCATGGTAACCGTCGCTTCTTTACAAACCGTTGGAATCGTGCTTGTTGTCGCCATGCTAATTACGCCTGCCGCAGCTGCTTACCTACTGACAGATCGTTTATCGATAATGATTTTCCTTGCGGCTAGCATAGGTGCCATCTCTGCAATTGTTGGGCTTTATTATAGCTTCACGTATAACCTAGCATCTGGTGCGACCATTGTTCTAACATCTACTTCGATATTTATTCTCGTTTTCTTGTTTTCGCCCAAACACGGGTTGCTATGGAAAACGATGAAGGCAAAAAGAAAAAAAGCTTCTTTAGCTTAA
- a CDS encoding metal ABC transporter ATP-binding protein has translation MKQSAISIKDLHVSYYGNEAVKGVSLSVDSGHLVGIIGPNGAGKSTFLKAMLQLIPRDKGEIQVLGSSIKNVRKKIAYVPQRNDIDWDFPITVLDAVLIGTYPHLKLFRRPKKQEKEWALQCLKRVGMEDFSKRQIGELSGGQQQRVFLARALAQKADLFFLDEPFVGVDISSEETIVKILKELCQQGKTVIVVHHDLSKANDYFDQLILLNKELIGFGSVSDVFKPEVIEKAYKGQFAFMNEMGVSM, from the coding sequence ATGAAACAATCTGCTATTTCCATTAAAGACCTTCATGTATCCTATTACGGAAATGAGGCGGTAAAAGGAGTGAGCCTCTCTGTAGATTCCGGTCATTTAGTTGGGATTATCGGACCAAATGGAGCAGGAAAATCTACGTTTTTAAAAGCAATGTTGCAGCTTATCCCTCGTGATAAAGGAGAGATTCAAGTCTTAGGCAGCTCTATTAAGAACGTTCGTAAAAAAATTGCATATGTTCCACAACGGAACGACATCGACTGGGATTTCCCCATCACAGTTCTAGATGCTGTACTAATAGGTACCTATCCTCACTTGAAATTGTTCCGTCGACCAAAGAAACAAGAAAAAGAATGGGCACTTCAATGTCTAAAGCGTGTCGGTATGGAAGATTTCAGTAAACGACAAATTGGGGAACTATCAGGTGGTCAACAACAACGAGTATTCTTAGCTAGGGCACTTGCGCAGAAAGCGGATTTATTCTTTTTAGATGAACCTTTTGTTGGAGTTGACATTTCAAGTGAAGAAACGATTGTAAAAATTTTAAAAGAACTGTGCCAACAAGGAAAGACCGTTATTGTTGTGCATCATGATTTAAGTAAGGCGAATGATTACTTTGACCAACTCATTTTACTTAACAAAGAATTAATTGGATTCGGCAGTGTTAGTGATGTATTTAAGCCAGAAGTTATTGAAAAAGCCTACAAAGGACAATTTGCCTTTATGAATGAGATGGGAGTGTCGATGTAA
- a CDS encoding PH domain-containing protein, translating into MLKKFASDALGLSDIGKIIDPQDFDKTDADDYVRHEDNEKIYFLIKTKSDEYCFTNLALIHVDGENAVSSKRTLNRHSYSQNKISNVVLETAGRVDLDIEIKFNIGGQSFNIDVDKNQLEKLNDLYKALVYIAELTHENNVMLDMAGDSLNKAVNVLQNSRTTESQLADQYKQLTEFGFEWLKSVRKEYHQKDFGNVFEKYINN; encoded by the coding sequence ATGCTAAAAAAGTTTGCTTCTGATGCGTTAGGTTTATCGGACATTGGGAAAATTATTGACCCACAGGATTTTGATAAGACGGATGCCGATGATTATGTCCGTCATGAAGACAATGAAAAGATTTATTTTCTGATTAAAACGAAATCGGATGAGTATTGTTTTACAAATTTAGCTCTTATCCATGTAGACGGAGAAAATGCGGTGTCGTCTAAACGGACTCTTAATCGTCACTCGTATTCCCAAAATAAAATTTCCAATGTGGTATTAGAAACAGCTGGTCGGGTAGATTTAGATATTGAAATTAAATTTAATATTGGTGGTCAAAGCTTTAACATTGATGTGGATAAGAACCAACTAGAAAAATTAAATGATTTATATAAAGCTTTAGTGTACATAGCTGAATTAACACATGAGAATAATGTCATGTTGGATATGGCAGGAGATAGTTTGAACAAGGCAGTTAATGTTTTACAAAATTCTAGAACAACGGAAAGTCAGCTTGCTGATCAATATAAGCAACTTACAGAGTTCGGTTTTGAGTGGTTGAAATCTGTACGAAAAGAATACCACCAAAAAGACTTTGGCAACGTTTTTGAAAAGTATATAAATAATTAA
- a CDS encoding CBO0543 family protein, with amino-acid sequence MTGKYENLLKVNELEKEALNVDINGWLQYDLFTFDWWLLLAFFILPWVLWVKLVDRDRIVENFLFGMFIIKITTITDILGTEIDFWQYPTSLFPIFPRAFPFDISMVPVALMLLYQYFNTWKSYIIALISMAGVFAFIGEPFSVWKELVIYIKWNYIYSFFFYIIVGISIRAFVIKLKNLKKKL; translated from the coding sequence ATGACTGGAAAATACGAGAACCTCCTTAAAGTAAATGAACTTGAAAAGGAAGCATTAAATGTCGATATTAACGGCTGGTTACAATACGATTTATTCACCTTTGATTGGTGGCTTTTATTAGCATTTTTTATATTACCATGGGTACTTTGGGTGAAACTAGTAGACCGTGATAGAATTGTTGAGAATTTTCTATTCGGAATGTTCATTATCAAAATAACAACCATAACGGACATACTTGGCACAGAAATAGACTTCTGGCAATATCCTACATCTCTATTTCCTATTTTCCCCAGAGCATTTCCCTTTGATATTTCTATGGTACCCGTAGCACTAATGCTGTTATATCAATATTTCAACACTTGGAAATCCTATATTATAGCCTTAATTTCTATGGCTGGTGTATTTGCTTTTATAGGTGAACCCTTCAGTGTATGGAAAGAATTAGTTATCTATATTAAATGGAATTACATATACTCATTCTTTTTCTATATCATCGTTGGTATATCGATTAGAGCATTTGTTATTAAACTGAAGAACCTAAAAAAGAAATTGTGA
- a CDS encoding PH domain-containing protein has protein sequence MDNLINEPTVQLSHDIKKVWITNELIQNIIGFIVLGVLFYLDYHFNWFDWIGWVLIILTILSVLGAIWGIWIKPIILYKTWRYDLNEEFLQLKYGAITEEKQLIPMTKIQAVSTKQGPLMKKYGLYAISIETMGSSHSIPGISEEIAQDLRNQIAVYAKVKEVE, from the coding sequence ATGGATAATTTGATAAACGAGCCAACTGTTCAACTTTCACATGATATTAAAAAAGTTTGGATAACAAATGAACTCATTCAAAACATTATAGGTTTTATTGTTTTGGGGGTTTTATTTTATTTAGATTATCATTTTAATTGGTTCGATTGGATTGGATGGGTACTTATTATTCTTACAATCCTATCGGTTCTAGGCGCAATTTGGGGAATATGGATCAAGCCGATTATTTTATATAAGACGTGGAGGTACGACCTCAATGAGGAATTTTTGCAATTAAAGTACGGGGCTATCACGGAAGAGAAACAGTTGATTCCGATGACGAAGATTCAAGCTGTTTCCACGAAACAAGGGCCATTAATGAAAAAATACGGACTTTATGCTATTTCCATTGAAACGATGGGGTCATCGCATAGCATACCCGGGATTTCCGAAGAGATTGCCCAAGACCTTCGTAACCAAATTGCGGTTTATGCAAAGGTGAAGGAGGTGGAGTAA
- a CDS encoding PH domain-containing protein, translated as MTETRRYHPLIILFQIGKLIRSSIIFIVYLFILNLDSESTYIFYGRIVFLVIFTLSVFSIVLKWFVQTYQVEDTAFQVNKGLFVKSKQTIPFSKIQNVNRHTSFFHRLLRVTSVHFETGMNSEESAVEFSVISRAEADRLEKHVKQYEMAEHTENTKVEVEEDTTEINQLTTKRTIHFTPTKKDTIKAAFTSLSFLVLVPVLGSLYTNIDDIFDLDQQAEGLFLTIVNSWWITTIVVLFIIVASLAYGIIRTFLKYGKYEISSDEERIYIKKGVLDETAFSIAKEKVQAVEVTQSFMKRILGLAEVKLTSTSNSINDSLEVNTLYPFLPIKRAYEMIEEMLPTYSVSESMQRLPKKSLWIRLIRPSWLWMIVTVIVFFWKPEFLGFAQFWWVGSIALFILVYISRLLDYYNSRYVLNGPFIQFKTGGFMTQLFITKREKVITVSVSKGFSQRLFGLASIGTVNRANPVHHAGLDDVPQELVSTFYRWYANRREEVKYEQE; from the coding sequence ATGACGGAAACAAGACGTTACCATCCGCTTATCATCTTGTTTCAAATTGGTAAACTAATAAGAAGTTCAATCATTTTTATTGTATATTTATTTATACTAAATTTAGATTCTGAATCAACATATATTTTCTACGGGCGAATTGTCTTTTTAGTCATTTTCACTTTATCCGTTTTTTCGATCGTATTAAAATGGTTTGTGCAAACCTATCAGGTAGAGGATACCGCCTTTCAGGTTAATAAAGGGCTTTTTGTCAAATCAAAACAGACGATCCCTTTCTCCAAAATACAAAATGTGAATCGGCATACATCGTTCTTTCATAGGCTTCTTCGCGTGACATCTGTACATTTTGAAACTGGTATGAATAGTGAAGAGTCGGCTGTTGAATTTTCAGTCATTTCGCGAGCTGAGGCAGATCGACTAGAAAAGCATGTGAAGCAGTATGAAATGGCAGAACATACGGAAAATACTAAGGTGGAAGTGGAAGAAGACACCACTGAAATTAACCAACTAACAACGAAAAGAACCATTCATTTTACTCCAACAAAAAAAGATACAATAAAAGCGGCATTTACATCATTAAGTTTTCTCGTGCTTGTTCCAGTGCTAGGGTCCCTTTATACGAATATAGATGACATTTTTGACCTGGATCAACAAGCAGAAGGACTATTCCTTACCATCGTTAATTCATGGTGGATTACGACCATTGTTGTCCTTTTTATTATTGTAGCTTCTTTAGCCTATGGTATTATTCGTACCTTTCTAAAGTACGGAAAATATGAGATTTCTTCTGACGAGGAACGAATTTATATTAAAAAAGGGGTCTTGGATGAGACAGCCTTCTCCATTGCGAAAGAAAAAGTGCAAGCGGTTGAAGTCACACAATCCTTTATGAAGAGAATTCTTGGCTTAGCAGAAGTAAAACTGACGAGCACTAGTAATTCCATTAATGACAGTTTAGAAGTAAATACGTTATACCCATTCTTACCAATAAAACGGGCATATGAAATGATTGAAGAGATGTTACCAACTTATTCCGTAAGCGAAAGCATGCAACGTCTTCCAAAAAAATCTTTATGGATACGATTGATTCGCCCGAGTTGGCTTTGGATGATAGTCACGGTCATTGTTTTCTTTTGGAAGCCAGAATTTTTAGGGTTCGCCCAGTTTTGGTGGGTAGGTTCGATCGCCTTATTTATCCTTGTTTATATAAGTAGATTGTTGGATTATTACAATTCTCGTTATGTTTTGAATGGACCATTTATTCAATTTAAGACAGGAGGATTCATGACACAACTATTTATTACGAAACGGGAAAAAGTTATTACGGTAAGTGTGTCAAAAGGATTTTCTCAACGTCTATTTGGCCTTGCCAGTATAGGCACTGTAAACCGGGCAAATCCAGTTCATCATGCTGGGCTAGATGACGTGCCACAAGAGCTAGTAAGTACTTTTTATCGTTGGTATGCAAATCGAAGAGAAGAAGTGAAATATGAGCAGGAATAG
- a CDS encoding ketoacyl-ACP synthase III has translation MSNVRIKGVDIYHPNHAIDNDHFLEHFSSKGKDIKRFLEHMGRKSRYIIDNDHENGLTMGIEAAKRVLKKLNLSGKDIDMIVFSTQVPETTFPANAMFLHDAIGADHDTIILDSNANCAGMTVAVEQACHYMKSNQHVQTTLVVGSDYNSLISNPEDEITYSNYGDASAAVVLEKTEEDCGFIDALYFTDSVNRDKILYPGNGLTNLMQNATDENKYIKWLPFDGNIALPPTYDMIERLLERNHLETKDIKAYCFSQFSLANILKIQDNFSLEDRQIVYIGDTFGYTGTSSPFIALHAGIESGQVKRGDHVLFWTIGAGYQLIAMLFKY, from the coding sequence ATGAGTAACGTAAGAATAAAAGGTGTAGATATATATCATCCAAATCATGCTATTGACAACGACCACTTTTTAGAGCACTTTTCTTCCAAAGGAAAAGATATAAAACGCTTTTTAGAACATATGGGCAGAAAATCTAGATACATTATAGATAATGACCATGAAAACGGATTGACAATGGGTATAGAAGCAGCGAAACGCGTACTTAAGAAGTTAAACCTTTCAGGAAAAGATATTGATATGATTGTGTTCTCCACACAAGTACCGGAAACCACTTTTCCCGCAAATGCTATGTTTCTTCATGATGCCATTGGTGCTGACCATGATACGATCATATTGGATTCCAATGCGAATTGCGCTGGTATGACAGTAGCTGTTGAACAAGCTTGTCACTATATGAAATCGAATCAACATGTTCAAACAACTTTGGTTGTCGGCTCTGATTATAATTCTCTCATCAGCAATCCCGAGGATGAAATTACTTATTCCAATTATGGAGATGCTTCCGCCGCTGTTGTCCTTGAAAAAACTGAGGAAGATTGTGGATTTATCGATGCCCTTTATTTCACAGATTCCGTGAATCGTGATAAGATTTTGTATCCAGGAAATGGACTAACTAATCTTATGCAAAACGCAACCGATGAGAATAAGTATATAAAATGGCTTCCGTTTGATGGAAATATTGCTTTACCACCTACTTACGATATGATTGAAAGACTTTTAGAAAGAAATCATTTAGAAACAAAGGACATAAAGGCGTATTGTTTTTCTCAATTTTCACTTGCCAATATATTAAAAATCCAGGACAATTTTTCGTTAGAGGACAGGCAAATCGTCTATATCGGGGACACCTTTGGATATACAGGAACAAGTAGCCCATTTATTGCCTTACATGCAGGTATTGAAAGTGGACAAGTTAAAAGAGGAGACCATGTTCTCTTTTGGACAATTGGAGCTGGGTATCAGCTTATTGCAATGCTATTTAAATACTAA